The following nucleotide sequence is from Thermodesulfobacteriota bacterium.
GGGAGCGGTGGAGCTGGCTGACGACGACCCTCTCGGTGCCGTTTATGACGAAGCTGCCGTTACCGGTCATAAGCGGTATCTCGCCGAAGTAGACCTCCTGCTCCTTTATGTCGCGTATGGTCTGCGCCCCGGTCTCCTGGTCCTTGTCCCACATGATAAGCCGGACCATTATCTTTATGGGGGCGGCGTAGGTCATCCCCTTCTGGTGGCACTCGGAGACCGTGTACTTCGGATCGAGGAGCGTGTAGCTGACAAACTCCAGGGATGCCGTGGAGCTAAAATCCTTTATGGGGAAAACACCCTTGAATATGCCCTGAATGCCGGTGTCCTTTACCTCCCCGGGCTTCGCGTCCAGCTGCAGGAACTCGGCAAAGGACTTCTCCTGCACCTCGATGAGGTTCGGTATGTCCACCACCTTCCCTATGCGGGAGTAGTCCTTCCTGAGGTTGATTCCACTTAAAGAGAAAGCCATATTTTCCTCTCTCCTTCCGGTGCTGCTAAATTACTAAAAAACGAACTGCCCACCGACATCGGCGGGCACACTCACCATGTCAAAGGCCGTGATACGTGTGCGTTACACGTGATGCGGGAAGAGAAAGTCTTTTACGTATAACGCATCGCGCACAAGCATACGGCTTTTACTACTTTATCTCGACCTTGGCCCCTGCGGCCTCGACCTTCTTCTTTATCCCCTCGGCCTCATCCTTGGAGACACCCTCCTTCATGCTCTTGGGCGCTCCCTCGACGAGGTCCTTGGCTTCCTTAAGCCCGAGACCCGTGACGGCCCTTACCTCCTTTATGACCTTTATCTTCTCGGCGCCAAACGACGTCAGCACCACGTCGAACTCGGTCTTCTCCTCGACCGCCGCCCCTCCGGCCGGTGCCGCGGCAACCGCTACCGGTGCGGCGGCACTCACGCCGAACTTCTCCTCGAGCTCCTTTACGAAGTCGGCAAGCTCGATTACCGTCATGTTCTCTATGTACTTAACTACTTCCTCTTTCTTTACCTCTGCCATCTCTCTCTCCTCCTCGTCTTTTACGGTTTAAGTTGTATTTAAAGGCCATCCGGCCCGATTAAGCACTTTTCTTCGTCTCGCCTATGGCGTTAAGCGCGTAGAGTAGCTTCAGCGGTACGCCGCCGAGTACCCTGACAAGGCCGGTGGGTACGTTATTCAATACACCTACGAGCCTGGCAAGGAGCTCCTCCCTGGAGGGCAGGCTCGCCAGCCCCTTGATCTCGGCCAGGTCCATAACCCTGTCGCCGAGGACCCCGACCTTCATCTCGAAGTTGGGCTCGCTCTTTGCGAACTCGGTAAGGACCTTGGCCGTGGCGGCCGCGTCCTTATAGCTGAAGGCTACGGCCACGGGCCCCTTGAAGTGCTCACTAAGGCTCTCGGAACTCGTGCCCTTTATCGCGAGCCTCGTAAGGGTGTTCTTCGATATCTTGAACTCCGCCGCCGACTCTCTCAAGGACTTCCTGAGCGCGGTCATCCCCTCGGCCTTGATGCCCGTATAGTCGGCCAGGAAGGTCGCGTCGGCCTTCTCGAACCTGCCCTTGAGCTCTTCTATCTGAACTTTCTTTTCGCTTCTTTCCACTTTTTCTCCATCCCCCCTTTCCGTCTCTTTGTGACGCCAGGAACGGAAGAGAGACCTGAGACGCTACCCTTTAATGAAGATACCGAAAGGCGGGGGACGGTGCCCCCCCATCTCTTTTAAAGGCCGGCCTCGGCAGGGTATTAAGCCGCCACAATACGGCGACACCTGCTGTCTCTGACCATTTCCGACGATCCGGCTTGACTACTTACTTAAAGGTATTCCTCACATCCACCGTGT
It contains:
- the rplJ gene encoding 50S ribosomal protein L10, with translation MERSEKKVQIEELKGRFEKADATFLADYTGIKAEGMTALRKSLRESAAEFKISKNTLTRLAIKGTSSESLSEHFKGPVAVAFSYKDAAATAKVLTEFAKSEPNFEMKVGVLGDRVMDLAEIKGLASLPSREELLARLVGVLNNVPTGLVRVLGGVPLKLLYALNAIGETKKSA
- the rplL gene encoding 50S ribosomal protein L7/L12, yielding MAEVKKEEVVKYIENMTVIELADFVKELEEKFGVSAAAPVAVAAAPAGGAAVEEKTEFDVVLTSFGAEKIKVIKEVRAVTGLGLKEAKDLVEGAPKSMKEGVSKDEAEGIKKKVEAAGAKVEIK